CGAGACGATTAATGCCGGCCAGCTCGAGGTTCTCGACCAGGAAAAACTGCCGGCCGAAACTGAACTGTGCATCGTCCTTGGCGGCGATGGCACGATCCTTCGCGCGCTTGAGTTGATCCGCCCACTGAGCATTCCGGTGCACGGCGTGAATCTCGGGCACGTGGGCTTCCTCGCGGAGAGTGAAGTGGCGGAGCTCGGTGCGACCGTGCGCAGGCTCCTTGCACGCGACTACGTTCTTGAAGCACGAAGCGTGATCCGCACGAAGGCCTTTGCTGCGAGCGGTGCCCTCCTTTACGCCGATTGGGCTCTCAACGAAGCGAGCCTTGAAAAGAGTGAGCGGGCGCGCATGATCTACGTCGTAGTAGGTATCGACGGACGCCCCGTTTCGGAGTTCGGGTGTGACGGGGTGCTCTTGTCGAGCCCCACGGGCTCGACCGCCTATGCGTTCTCGGCGGGTGGCCCCGTGATGTGGCCTGAGGTCGACGCGATGCTGCTGGTTCCCCTCGCCGCGCACGCGCTTTTTGCGAGGCCGCTCGTGATGGGGCGCTCTTCCGTTGTGGAGATCGAGATTTCGCCTGACTCGCCTTCGCCCGCCCTGTTAACGCTCGACGGCCGCCGCCAGGTTGAACTTCCACCCGGCTCACGTCTCGAGACTCACCT
The window above is part of the Dermabacter vaginalis genome. Proteins encoded here:
- a CDS encoding NAD kinase, encoding MRRFLLYVHTGRVVALKAARQVAEDLHAAGVKPTLTRAQAEEVAACTDEPAARALVETINAGQLEVLDQEKLPAETELCIVLGGDGTILRALELIRPLSIPVHGVNLGHVGFLAESEVAELGATVRRLLARDYVLEARSVIRTKAFAASGALLYADWALNEASLEKSERARMIYVVVGIDGRPVSEFGCDGVLLSSPTGSTAYAFSAGGPVMWPEVDAMLLVPLAAHALFARPLVMGRSSVVEIEISPDSPSPALLTLDGRRQVELPPGSRLETHLSKSSVHFARFAETPFADRLVEKFKLPVEGWRGGNPDARYEPGAEES